The DNA region GACATCGCGGCCGGACTGCGGCTGTTGGCCGGGCGGGCCGTGTGGGCGTTGGGGCAGGCGCCGGATCTGCCGATGGACGGGCAGCTGGAAGCAGTGACGGCCGAGCCGTCGCCGATTCTGTCGGCGCAATTGCTCCCGGGCGCCGAGCAATTGCTGGAGTGGGGGCTGGCGGACCAGGCGGTGGAGCCGTATCTGGCGGTCGCGGGGGGACTGCGGGCGACCGGGGATCGGGCGGCGGCGATCGGGGTGCTGCCGCAGCTGGCGACCCTGCAACTCGCGACCGGACAGTGGGAGGCGGGGGAGGTCACCCTGGCGGAGGCGTTCGAGTTGGCGTCGGGCGCGGGCGCGGACAATATCCTCGCCCAGTGCTGGAACCTGCGGGCCCGGCTGTCCGCCCAGCGCGGCGACGCGGACCTGGTGACCGACAGCGTGGATCGCGCACTGGCCCTGTCCCGCCCGCATTCGGTGCCGCTGCTGGTCGGGAGTGCCTACTGGCATCACGGTTTTCACGCGCTGACCGCCGGCGACGCCGAAGCCGCCTATCGCCGGCTGCGCGCGCTGTCGCAGCCGGGCCACGAGGCCGCGCATCCGACGCTGGCCCGGCTGGCCACCCTCGATCTCGTCGAAGCGGCCTGCCGCGTGGGGCGTTTCGACGAGGCCACCGCGCACGCGGAGCGCATCGTGGCCTGGGCGCGGCGGTCCCGGGCCCGCTGGGCGCTGGCCGCCGCCTACTCGTGCCGCGCACTGCTGTCGGAGGAGGATCGCGCCGAGCACTACTACCGTCGCGCCGTGGCGGCCGGCGACGCCCGCCACACCAGCTTCGGCCGTGCCCGCAGCCAGCTGCTCTACGGCAAGTGGCTGCGCCGGGTCCGCCGCCGCCGCGACGCCGCCGAGCAATTGCGGCCGGCCGCCGACGCTTTCGAGCTGATCGGCGCGGCGGCGTGGGCCGCGCGCACCCGCACCGAACTCGATCTCACCGGCACCGGGGCCAAGCCCGCGGGCACCGGGTCCACGCCGCTGACGGTGCAGGAGTCGCAGGTGGCCCGGCTCGCCGCGCAGGGCCTCACCAATCGGGAGATCGGCGCGGAACTGTTCCTCAGTCCGCGCACCGTCGGCCACCACATGTCCCGGATCCTCGAGAAGCTCGGTCTCACGGGCCGTTCCGAGCTGCGGGGCATCGATTTCGACAATGGCATGCGGCTGACCCTGCCGTCCGCCTGACGGGCCGCGTGCTCAGGCGCGAGTGAGTTCGAACAGCCGGAATCGGCGCGCACCCGCGAGCCGCTGCTCCATGGCGTAGCCCGGCCAGAACTCCAGCGCCCGCCGCCAGGCGCGATCGCGGTCCGCTCCGGTCAGTTCGCGCACGCGGACCCCGAACCGCTCGCCCCGCACCTCGAGTTCGGCCGTCTCGGCCTGGCGCAGGTTGGCCGCCCAGGACGGCTGCACGGGCTCGCCCCAATTCGAGGAGATGATCAGGAACCGTTTCTCGTCGAGCGGATCCGGGGTGTAGAGCAGGCTGACGGTGCGCGGCAGTCCGGTGCGGCGGCCCGCCACCGTGAGCCGCACCGCGGGCAGACCCGCGACATCGAGGATTCCCATGCGGTCGTGGGTGACTCGGCGCGCGAGGCGTTCCAGGGCGAAGACGGCGGGGGCGGCGCGCGTGACGGTGCGCCGGCGGGCCAGTGCCCGCCCGAGCCGGGGGAGCGGATTCCAGCGGGCGGGCGCGCCGGGGCCGCGTCGCCATTGCGCGAACACCATGCCCCGATTATGTTGCCGGGCCGCCGCTATGGCGCCCAACGCGCCCGATCCCAATCGTCGTTCCAGTCGTTGGGGTCGGCCGGGGACCGATCATCGTCGTGCTCGCGCGGGAGTTTCTCGGGGGCGCGTTTCCGGGGCTCGGTGTCGTCCCGGTCCGGGGCGGGCCGGGCCGCGGTGGGCCGCCGCGCGCTGGCGGGCGGCGGCTCGGGGAGATCCTCGCTCATGACATCCCTTCGTGCCGGTTATGCACAAAAGGTATCGAATGAGCGATTTCTCAGCTACCGATGGGTTCCGGGTTTCCCGGACGGTCAGGACTCGCTGCTGCCCCGGAACCACGGGTCGTTGGTGCCCAGCGCGGTCAGCAGCAGGCGAATGGCCGCTACCCGCTGCTCCTTGCCCGGCAGCAGGTCGAGCGCGCATTCCGGGTCCGCGGGCGGGCCCAGATGGGTGCAGCCGCGCGGGCAGTCCTCGATGGCGTCGGCCAGATCGGAGAACGCCTGAATGACGTCATCGGGCGTGATGTGGGCCAGGCCGAACGAGCGCACGCCGGGCGTGTCGACCACCCAGCCATCTCCGGGCAACGGCAGTGCCACCGATTGGGTGGAGGTGTGCCGCCCCTTGCCGACCCCCGACACCACACCGACCGCCCGGTCCGCATCCGGGACGAGCCGATTCACCAGCGTCGACTTGCCCACCCCCGAATGCCCGATGAACGCGGTCAGCTTGTCGTCGAGCAACTCCAGCACCGGTTCCAGCGGATCCTCGATCCCGGCGTAGACGATGGTGAGATCCAAATCCTCGAAGGCCGCGGCGAATTCGGATTCGGCGGCCAGATCGTGTTTGGTAAGGCACAGAATCGGTTGCAGCCCACCGACGAACGCGGCCACCATGGCCCGCTCCACGAACCCGGTGCGCGGCGGCGGATCGGCCAGCGCCACCACGATGAACAACTGCTCGGCGTTCGCCACCACCACCCGCTCGAACGGGTCGGTGTCATCGGCGGTGCGGCGCAACACCGTTCGCCGTTCCCCACCCGCACGATGCGGGCCAGGGAGTCGGGCTTGCCGGACAGGTCGCCGACCAGATCCACCTGGTCGCCGACCACGATCGGGGTGCGGCCCAGTTCGCGCGCCCGCATGGCGGTCACATTGCGATCCGGATCCCCGTCCAGCACGCACCCCCAGCGCCCGCGATCCACCGAAACCACCATGGCCGCTTCGGCATCCAGATGCTGCGGCCGGGTCTTGGTGCGCGGGCGCGTGCCCTTGCCCGGGCGCACCCGGACATCGGACTCGTCGTACTCGCGGCGCCTCAGTGCTCTGCTCCGGCCAGCATGTTCTCCCACAGCTCGACGAATCCGGGCAGCGTCTTGGCGGTGGTGCCGATGTCCTCGATCTCCACCCCCGGCGTCACCAGGCCGATGATCGCGCCCGCGGTGGCCATCCGGTGGTCGGCGTAGGAGCGCCACTGCCCGCCGGTGAGCGGGTTGGGCACGATGGCCAGCCCGTCGTCGGTCTCGGTGGCCTTGCCGCCGAGCCGGTTGATCTCGGTGGCCAGCGCCGCCAGCCGGTCGGTCTCGTGGCCGCGCAGGTGCGCGATGCCGCGCAGCCGCGACGGCGAATCCGCCAGTGCCGCAAGGGCGGCCACGGTCGGGGTCAGCTCGCCCACGTCGTGCAGGTCGATGTCGATGCCGGCCAGGCGTTCCGGGCCGCGCACGGTGAGCACGTTGTTGTCGAAGAAGCGCGCCTCCGCGCCCATCCGGACCAGGATCTCGCGGATCACGTCGCCGGGCTGGGTGGTGTACCGCGGCCAGTGCGGGATGCTCACCTCGCCGCCGGTGACCGCGGCCGCGGCCAGGAAGGGGGTGGCGTTGGACAGGTCCGGCTCGATGTCCCAGTCCACCGCCCGGATCGGGCCGGGCATGACGGTCCAGGTCTGCGCCTTGCGCGGATCGTTGGGCGCCTCCACCCGGACGTCGGCGCGCCGCAGCATCTCCACGGTCATCTCGATGTGCGGCATGGACGGCAGCGCCGCGCCGTCGTGGTTCACGGTGACGCCCTGCTCGAACCGCGCCGCCGACAGCAGCAGTCCCGACACGAACTGGGAGGAGCCCGACGCGTCGATGGTGACCGGTC from Nocardia tengchongensis includes:
- the aroA gene encoding 3-phosphoshikimate 1-carboxyvinyltransferase: MTFWPAPLVRVPVHATVTLPGSKSITNRALILAALADRPSTLTGALRSRDTDLMIAALRAMGAGIEGDGTTLVVTPPAEFSSAMVDCGLAGTVMRFLPPVAALARGDVAFDGDEQARSRPLGTILDALRALGLDIDGNQLPFVVHGTGTLRGGPVTIDASGSSQFVSGLLLSAARFEQGVTVNHDGAALPSMPHIEMTVEMLRRADVRVEAPNDPRKAQTWTVMPGPIRAVDWDIEPDLSNATPFLAAAAVTGGEVSIPHWPRYTTQPGDVIREILVRMGAEARFFDNNVLTVRGPERLAGIDIDLHDVGELTPTVAALAALADSPSRLRGIAHLRGHETDRLAALATEINRLGGKATETDDGLAIVPNPLTGGQWRSYADHRMATAGAIIGLVTPGVEIEDIGTTAKTLPGFVELWENMLAGAEH
- a CDS encoding nitroreductase family deazaflavin-dependent oxidoreductase, giving the protein MVFAQWRRGPGAPARWNPLPRLGRALARRRTVTRAAPAVFALERLARRVTHDRMGILDVAGLPAVRLTVAGRRTGLPRTVSLLYTPDPLDEKRFLIISSNWGEPVQPSWAANLRQAETAELEVRGERFGVRVRELTGADRDRAWRRALEFWPGYAMEQRLAGARRFRLFELTRA